The following proteins come from a genomic window of Bradyrhizobium paxllaeri:
- a CDS encoding CHASE2 domain-containing protein produces MSHRRLHILVALLCTGLWAGTIWLGHSSGHLRFLDRLESALTDVRTLVRGVKAPPDVVTIVAIDDTIVKLGGTYPLPRTELARIVEAIARLEPKVIAVDLLLLDKGPADGDAVLAQSFAARPTVLAAAAVFPNTVQPSAQSDGPLAHLPKADRFLLPLPAFAERAEVGIANVATGQTGTPLSVPMLFRTRDKIELSFPLRVASVAISQKLTIEPDRLTFGDRPIATASDYALPISYYGPRQTIRTISAANVIDGQIDKQAIQGRIVVIGATATGAGDFFPTPFDSLMPGVEIISTAITHLVAGDGVIRDRTVRIAEALTTVLLPMLLIGLLAWRRNAIGLVAVSAMVLAWAAANAIAFAHGIWLDAATTIAAAAPPLMLFGAGQLWSGRRSAQRLAAQNRLLEQFHTPGLQQWLRRDPDFLLAPVRQDAAVVFVDLSGFTSLSETLDPDVTRSLLKEFHALVDKEVTRCGGMITSFLGDGAMILFGLPEAAADDAARAGQCSIALCVKTERWIEALPPAIAHRIGFKIGAHFGPIVASRLGGRNHQHITATGDTVNVASRLMEVAARHDVRLALSDTLRVAAERSGARLKTGSLAGPVEAQIRGRSGSLAVWLWQSERSAMDQRRHPDAAE; encoded by the coding sequence ATGAGCCATCGACGTCTTCATATTCTGGTTGCGTTGCTCTGCACGGGATTATGGGCAGGCACGATTTGGCTCGGCCATTCGAGCGGCCATCTGCGGTTTCTCGACCGGCTGGAGTCCGCATTGACCGACGTGCGCACGCTTGTGCGCGGGGTAAAGGCGCCGCCGGACGTCGTTACGATCGTCGCGATCGACGACACCATCGTCAAGCTCGGCGGCACCTATCCCCTGCCCCGCACGGAGCTGGCCAGGATCGTCGAGGCGATCGCACGGCTGGAGCCGAAGGTCATTGCCGTCGATCTCCTGCTGCTCGACAAAGGTCCCGCCGATGGCGATGCCGTGCTCGCGCAATCGTTCGCGGCGCGTCCGACCGTGCTGGCGGCAGCGGCAGTATTTCCGAACACCGTTCAACCCTCCGCGCAGAGCGATGGGCCACTGGCCCACCTGCCGAAGGCCGACCGCTTCCTGCTGCCGCTGCCGGCATTTGCCGAGCGCGCGGAAGTCGGCATCGCCAACGTGGCGACGGGCCAGACCGGCACGCCGCTGTCGGTCCCGATGCTGTTCCGGACGCGCGACAAGATCGAATTGTCGTTTCCGCTTCGTGTAGCCTCCGTCGCGATCAGCCAGAAGCTGACGATCGAGCCCGACCGTCTCACGTTCGGCGACCGGCCGATCGCGACCGCTTCGGACTATGCGTTGCCGATTTCCTATTACGGTCCGCGCCAAACCATCCGCACCATCAGCGCCGCCAACGTGATCGACGGCCAGATCGACAAGCAAGCCATCCAGGGCCGGATCGTCGTCATCGGCGCGACCGCGACCGGCGCCGGCGACTTCTTTCCGACGCCGTTCGATTCGCTGATGCCGGGCGTGGAAATCATTTCCACCGCGATCACCCATCTGGTCGCAGGAGACGGCGTCATACGCGACCGGACGGTTCGCATCGCCGAGGCGTTGACGACAGTACTGCTGCCGATGCTGCTGATAGGTCTCCTGGCCTGGCGGCGAAACGCAATCGGCCTGGTGGCGGTCAGCGCGATGGTGCTGGCATGGGCGGCAGCGAACGCGATTGCTTTCGCGCACGGCATCTGGCTCGACGCCGCGACGACCATCGCCGCGGCAGCGCCGCCGCTGATGCTGTTCGGCGCCGGCCAGCTATGGTCGGGCCGGCGCAGCGCCCAGCGCCTCGCCGCGCAAAACAGACTGCTCGAACAATTCCACACGCCGGGCCTGCAGCAATGGCTGAGGCGCGATCCCGACTTCCTGCTGGCACCCGTCAGGCAGGACGCCGCCGTCGTGTTTGTCGATCTCTCCGGATTTACCTCGCTCAGCGAGACGCTCGATCCGGATGTGACGAGAAGCTTGCTGAAGGAATTTCACGCGCTGGTCGACAAGGAAGTGACGCGGTGCGGCGGCATGATCACGAGCTTCCTCGGCGACGGCGCCATGATCCTGTTCGGCCTGCCGGAGGCGGCGGCGGATGACGCTGCGCGCGCCGGGCAATGTTCGATCGCGCTCTGCGTCAAGACCGAACGCTGGATCGAAGCGCTGCCGCCGGCAATCGCCCATCGGATCGGCTTCAAGATCGGCGCGCATTTCGGACCGATCGTCGCCTCCCGGCTCGGCGGCCGCAACCATCAGCACATCACCGCGACCGGCGATACCGTGAACGTGGCGAGCCGCCTGATGGAAGTGGCGGCCCGCCATGATGTCCGGCTGGCGCTCAGCGACACCCTGCGCGTCGCGGCCGAACGGAGCGGCGCGCGGCTGAAGACGGGGAGCCTTGCCGGCCCCGTCGAGGCGCAGATTCGCGGCAGGTCCGGCTCGCTCGCCGTCTGGCTATGGCAGAGCGAACGTTCCGCCATGGATCAACGCAGGCATCCCGACGCCGCCGAGTGA
- a CDS encoding FecR domain-containing protein — protein sequence MTTPARVGSIAFAGVLLFAGPAAAQPAKSNCRSAPTAQGTQTLRCEAAITIVAESGAKFELRDRNRDGQVDSVELSNKALLLEVPKKPGRTKFDVVTPQAIAAVRGTKWAVDTEGAKTSVFVVNGRVSVARSAGRGSVVLGPGEGVDVEASGELTVKRWAPPRVAALMSRLGQ from the coding sequence ATGACGACACCGGCACGCGTCGGATCGATTGCTTTCGCAGGCGTCCTGCTGTTCGCGGGCCCTGCGGCTGCGCAGCCGGCGAAATCAAACTGCAGGTCCGCACCGACGGCCCAGGGCACGCAGACGCTCCGTTGCGAGGCTGCAATCACCATTGTGGCCGAGAGCGGTGCCAAGTTCGAGCTCAGGGATCGCAACCGCGACGGCCAGGTCGATTCCGTGGAGCTGAGCAACAAGGCGTTGCTGCTCGAAGTGCCGAAGAAGCCGGGGCGCACAAAATTCGACGTGGTCACGCCGCAGGCCATTGCCGCAGTGCGCGGCACCAAATGGGCGGTGGATACCGAAGGTGCAAAGACATCGGTATTCGTCGTCAACGGCCGCGTCAGCGTGGCACGATCCGCCGGCCGCGGCAGCGTCGTGCTCGGCCCCGGTGAGGGCGTGGACGTCGAGGCATCGGGCGAATTGACCGTCAAGCGCTGGGCGCCCCCGCGCGTCGCGGCGCTGATGTCGAGATTGGGACAATAG